From Hydractinia symbiolongicarpus strain clone_291-10 chromosome 12, HSymV2.1, whole genome shotgun sequence, one genomic window encodes:
- the LOC130621191 gene encoding uncharacterized protein LOC130621191: protein MSEEQRKAVAAIIIATTLLPTNFSKPKVTRRIWVKEWMKKRKSIGVYDNLVQELRLYDEESFRKYLRMSPDIYELLLEKVRSKLTKKTTHLRKPLEPELKLTITLRFLATGENFTSLHHHYSVGISTIATFIPQVCQALYDTLKDDFLKFPENKDDWLEIASEFETMWQFPNCIGAMDGKHIALYHPKLRGSTYYNYKGFFSLVLLGIIDARYRFIFVDIGCQGRLSDGGVFRRCEFFRGLSTNSIDLPERRKLPNKSGIDDSFLNPECDQPLLPYVLVADDAFPLTEYCMKPYAQKGLTESKRIFNYRLSRARRTSENAFGILVNRFRCLTAKLNVFPESAVKVTLATCALHNMLCTMSMQTYTNAEGPEIKDNIFNNLSSLSPMEGTKSRNFSTRAENIRNSFSDYFQGIGQVHWQWNQVYGQ from the exons ATGTCTGAGGAACAGAGAAAAGCGGTTGCTGCGATTATTATTGCTACAACTTTACTTCCGACAAACTTTTCCAAACCTAAGGTTACGCGTAGAATTTGGGTAAAGGAGTGGATGAAAAAACGAAAATCGATCGGTGTTTACGATAACTTAGTGCAAGAACTACGTTTGTATGACGAAGAGAGTTTCCGCAAATACCTGCGAATGAGCCCAGACATATATGAg CTTTTACTTGAGAAAGTCAGAAGTAAATTAACGAAGAAGACAACGCATTTACGGAAACCTTTGGAGCCGGAGTTGAAGCTGACAATAACTTTGCGCTTTCTCGCTACTGGGGAGAATTTTACTAGCTTACATCATCACTATTCTGTTGGTATTTCAACCATTGCCACATTTATTCCTCAGGTTTGTCAAGCATTATATGATACACTAAAAGATGATTTCCTCAAGTTCCCCGAAAACAAAGACGACTGGCTTGAAATTGCATCTGAATTCGAAACGATGTGGCAATTTCCAAATTGCATTGGGGCAATGGATGGAAAACATATTGCTCTGTACCATCCTAAGCTTCGCGGTTCAACATACTACAACTACAAAGGTTTTTTCAGTTTAGTTTTACTAGGTATCATTGATGCGCGTTATCGATTTATTTTTGTCGATATCGGCTGCCAGGGACGTCTGAGCGATGGTGGAGTTTTCAGGCGGTGTGAATTTTTTAGAGGATTATCTACAAACAGCATAGATTTACCAGAAAGGAGAAAACTGCCAAACAAATCTGGAATTGATGATTCCTTCCTTAACCCTGAGTGTGACCAGCCACTCTTGCCATACGTTCTAGTTGCTGATGATGCTTTTCCCTTAACTGAGTATTGCATGAAACCTTACGCACAGAAAGGACTTACTGAGTCAAAGCGCATATTCAACTATCGTTTATCACGTGCAAGAAGAACAAGTGAAAACGCTTTTGGAATACTTGTAAATCGGTTTCGCTGCCTCActgcaaaattaaatgtttttccCGAATCTGCTGTAAAAGTAACGTTAGCTACTTGTGCGTTACATAATATGCTGTGTACTATGTCTATGCAAACGTATACAAACGCGGAGGGACCGGAAATcaaagataatatttttaacaacctATCAAGTCTGTCCCCGATGGAAGGAACAAAATCAAGAAACTTTAGCACACGCGCAGAAAATATTCGAAATTCTTTCAGTGATTATTTTCAAGGTATAGGCCAGGTGCATTGGCAATGGAATCAAGTATACGGACAATAG